The region GCGTTTGCGGGCTCGGCCCAACACCAGACTTGCTCAGGTCGCACTCCTCTGCCGGTTAGAAAATGTGACACAAAGAGAGATACGATTACGGCGCAGAGACCATACATAACAGCTTGTGCTAAGCCAATATTATCCGCTCCAACGACCAAAATAAATAGACCTGTCGCAATCGCACCACCTTCAACAAGAATACTTATAGCGATCATGGCATGCATCAACGTTGGTGGTGGCGGAAGTTTTTCAGACCAAGGATCGTAAAGAAAGGGCAAGCGAGCGCGAAAATTTTGCCACATAGCGGCAGCGGTTATCCAAGAATAGACGATACCCATAATAGCGATGTGCCATCGCTGTGTCAGAATGCCAATTCCAAAAGTTAACATGCCAAGTGATGCCGCCCATTGGCGACCTTTTGGTGTAGGCTCTGGTTCGCCAGAAGACGAAGGAACAGAAACAAGGGTCACAGCCTTTTCTGCCATGCTGCGTCCGAAAGCTACCCATCCGACACCCACGAGAAGAATTCTCCACCAATCTCCCGGAAATCTTAGCATCGCGTAAATAAGTACTAGAAAAACAACGCCCGTTGCTACAACGGACCAAAGCCAAGCCTTAGCTTTCAGAAGATTTTCCAGTCCTCGTGGCCACGTCAAAGCAATCCACAACGCCGGGCCCTCTGAAGCGAGTGATTTCGGGCCAAGCACCCAAAGAAAGTATGTACCGACCACTATTGCCGCGCCAGAAAGGTAGTTCCAGGCACCCTGAGCGCCTTCAACCAGTCTACGCATGTTAAAAAGATGGACACTGGCAATCGTTAGGGGGATAAGAATAGTTTGCACAATGGCGCTACGATCTCGCCTAAACCAAAGCAATTCCTTTAGATATAAAGGATCGCGTCCGAATTGGGATGAGCGAGATGTTTTTGATTCTGATGGAGCTAAATCGGCCCGATCGACATTTCCTGATAGGCCACGTTCAGCTCCCCAAGCTGAAAAACCCACGGCACTGATTATTGCTATTGCCGATAACGACCAACAAAAAATAGCACCTGACAAGAAAGAAAATGATCCATCAAGTTGAGCACCAATAGTCCATCTCATGAGGGGCCATGAGGAGATTGTGGCGAGAGGCTGTAATATTTTGCCAAGGACATCCGCCACCGTTGACGCTGAAAAAGCACAGAAAATAAAAACCATCAACGCGGCATAACCGACCCAGCTCATCAAACCGAGGACAGCACCACGAGAACGAGGAGAGAGTCGAAGAATCACACCTATCTCTAAAGCTTTTCCCAAACATGCCGTAGCTGTCGCCATGGGCACTCCGATGATCAACGCAGCCACTAGTCCTAAAGCCGTTCCGTATACTAAACCGAATAACACTCCCCAGAAGATCGGTGCTGTTAAACAAATCGGATTCGCGGCTATAGGAGAGAGCATTTCAGCAAAAAAGACCGCGCC is a window of Deltaproteobacteria bacterium DNA encoding:
- a CDS encoding CPBP family intramembrane metalloprotease, with product MTAYSAASTPPGFWRTVKLLLGVARRRAVGRSKRQQELLRQRAAKKSAFNTLGLLGLIVVIIMMAVLHGGFAFFLQAMIDSSPRSEVERTGKIVVSSYFIQEMFKFQKNEYDLSRKDFDFKQYLDELYSWEADNRTRHYGGSKDANEKVLRDTIHEHGINNLVDEGEISSHLETLVKATPVSNMLGSLVLVWWFIMMIFQGEGLELDLQRRRHPMWEWLFSHPVPTGAVFFAEMLSPIAANPICLTAPIFWGVLFGLVYGTALGLVAALIIGVPMATATACLGKALEIGVILRLSPRSRGAVLGLMSWVGYAALMVFIFCAFSASTVADVLGKILQPLATISSWPLMRWTIGAQLDGSFSFLSGAIFCWSLSAIAIISAVGFSAWGAERGLSGNVDRADLAPSESKTSRSSQFGRDPLYLKELLWFRRDRSAIVQTILIPLTIASVHLFNMRRLVEGAQGAWNYLSGAAIVVGTYFLWVLGPKSLASEGPALWIALTWPRGLENLLKAKAWLWSVVATGVVFLVLIYAMLRFPGDWWRILLVGVGWVAFGRSMAEKAVTLVSVPSSSGEPEPTPKGRQWAASLGMLTFGIGILTQRWHIAIMGIVYSWITAAAMWQNFRARLPFLYDPWSEKLPPPPTLMHAMIAISILVEGGAIATGLFILVVGADNIGLAQAVMYGLCAVIVSLFVSHFLTGRGVRPEQVWCWAEPANANFPITAWWSGDGSKSTRFVTSITIGFIGGLLLGLLANGYIALLLHIPTIGDLIRASREQMVTVPGLKMWYGVIAVAVAPFAEEYLFRGLLFRALDREWGGWSAVLGSAAFFAIYHPPLAWIPVGIVGITNSFLFKKTGSLTSAVALHMAYNAVVVLS